Proteins found in one Thalassomonas actiniarum genomic segment:
- the sctT gene encoding type III secretion system export apparatus subunit SctT has protein sequence MEEFIEIKAVLGAFIFGTPRILAAFAILPFFSKAMLGGRITRNGVAFSLSLLVLPLVMGQKAQADLTGFFVVFVIMKEIFIGLLLGFLATIPFWAVESVGLLIDNQRGASMASAMNPMSGSQASPLGIILVQVCVTLFFVGGSFLLFLGAVYNSFAVWPIFEMIPRIKLDNARFFLEQLDYIFSFMVLFAGPVVIAMFFAEFGLGLISRFAPQLNVFFLAMPVKSAVAVLVLIIYMQLLVGHFSTYMKFGDELITTLQTLI, from the coding sequence ATGGAAGAGTTTATAGAAATAAAAGCCGTGCTCGGGGCCTTTATCTTCGGCACGCCCCGTATTCTCGCCGCCTTTGCCATCTTGCCGTTTTTTTCCAAGGCCATGCTCGGCGGCAGAATCACCCGCAACGGCGTCGCCTTTAGCTTATCCCTGCTGGTATTGCCGCTGGTCATGGGGCAGAAGGCACAGGCAGATCTCACCGGCTTTTTTGTGGTTTTTGTCATCATGAAAGAGATTTTCATCGGCTTGCTGCTCGGTTTTTTAGCCACTATCCCCTTCTGGGCGGTAGAGTCGGTCGGCCTGTTAATCGATAACCAGCGCGGGGCTTCCATGGCCAGTGCCATGAACCCCATGTCAGGCTCCCAGGCCTCTCCTTTAGGCATCATCCTGGTGCAGGTATGCGTCACCCTGTTTTTTGTCGGCGGCAGCTTTTTATTGTTTTTGGGGGCCGTGTACAACAGTTTTGCCGTGTGGCCGATATTTGAAATGATACCGCGCATTAAACTCGACAATGCCAGGTTCTTTTTAGAGCAGCTCGATTATATTTTCAGTTTTATGGTGTTATTTGCCGGTCCGGTGGTGATCGCAATGTTTTTCGCCGAGTTCGGCCTGGGCCTGATCAGCCGCTTTGCCCCGCAGCTTAACGTGTTCTTCCTGGCAATGCCGGTAAAAAGTGCGGTGGCGGTACTGGTGCTGATCATTTATATGCAGCTGTTGGTCGGCCATTTCAGCACCTATATGAAATTTGGTGATGAACTGATCACCACCTTACAAACCCTGATTTAA
- a CDS encoding SMI1/KNR4 family protein, whose translation MNKLTLAKQLSQVQENEVYFGPQGFVIASSESELENAQQGYSVDDEGLALSVEELGGWEPHWLVIAQDTELGDPYFVDVNDPQFPVYTGVYGEGVWESTQVASSLAAFLQCLSLLSKSGNQQGPQFVPDENSLTDPGQLAQLQQDIVVLCGCESFWALFFDCYLDWLSDEDDEFDL comes from the coding sequence ATGAATAAATTAACGTTAGCAAAGCAATTAAGCCAGGTTCAGGAAAATGAAGTTTACTTTGGTCCCCAGGGTTTTGTGATTGCGAGCAGCGAAAGCGAACTGGAAAATGCACAGCAAGGTTATAGTGTTGATGATGAAGGCCTGGCCCTGTCGGTAGAAGAACTTGGGGGATGGGAACCTCATTGGTTGGTAATCGCACAAGATACAGAATTGGGAGATCCCTATTTTGTTGATGTTAATGATCCTCAATTTCCAGTCTATACTGGCGTTTACGGGGAAGGGGTTTGGGAGTCGACTCAGGTTGCCTCTTCATTAGCGGCTTTCTTACAATGCTTGTCCCTGTTGAGTAAAAGTGGCAACCAGCAAGGGCCGCAATTTGTTCCCGATGAGAACAGTCTCACAGATCCCGGGCAACTGGCACAGTTACAGCAGGATATTGTCGTGCTTTGTGGCTGTGAAAGTTTCTGGGCGTTATTTTTTGATTGTTATCTCGACTGGCTCAGCGATGAAGATGATGAATTTGACCTGTGA
- a CDS encoding DUF349 domain-containing protein: MIFSKLFKANKARWQHKDSTIRITAISEDLTAANSQDQEILLQLLNEDEHELVRRAALIKLADFTHWQNASEHNSHAKVKEFARQQISLMLQDQHELKLSSETKITFLQEQATVAMLEPWLHKESDADLIIELYKKINKPQLMQQLFVQKQNPQVQLFFVEQTGETAVLEKFLKKAVNDEVSQLITDKINQITELAQKPAKVKKQVQLLLSKLLALKDITDYEQVLSKRELLQNEWQAVQDDLACLTGEEQAGFAEKYQTITNQLVKIFAPKEEAYQQSLIEKELQKNKQIAKDTFAQEINALSQTLTTAVFENSALDESEFANKLTALNDKIAASILNGQEIADYQKTIRQQQAKLTKLPVIAQSVSDATHLISRLSQLALPQTIEELNERQPIFDAWLQEWKTTEKQADDVLPESIKAAYQELSQHWRSGLKPLQQEQQGLFRQVQKKMPELKRLLASGKYKASFGVFKRIKGNFERLSASQQHRLQRDFDQVSEKIAELSDWEHYIATPRKQQLLDEVKQLIEQPIDNPNELAAKIKQYRKVWNSLGHADEELDKSLNHDFNQAVEQAFAPCRLYFAEQENLREQNLVKRMEIIEQAKAMSAELEKTPVDFKHLDAQLNKLNHQWQGTGEVDRAKYKSLLHDYTQALQPLKSAIREFHHDNIAEKTALIEKAQAQLTATEEGGDINAAIEQVKGIQGKWRNVGYAGPREENKLWQRFRAVNDELFKKRDLLKNEQQQAQSAQQAEFEAQLQSLTAEFAQAQELSALSAVKQKTQALLEQVVSIKPVIKAVANAVEGQIKAIDAAIDQQKSDKEKQTWLTLFNTLSEIASDKITSADELNGLSAFWQKKVQDVLAATDVVDRKEKTLELEILAGVESPAELAQDRMQAQVRLMQEQMSSGGAVDLQQNFINWLQLGRLTEQDLDLLARIKGIYCQ, encoded by the coding sequence ATGATTTTTTCCAAACTATTTAAAGCAAACAAGGCCAGATGGCAGCACAAGGACAGTACAATCAGGATCACGGCGATCAGTGAAGACTTAACTGCTGCAAATAGCCAAGATCAGGAAATTCTCCTTCAGCTGCTGAATGAAGACGAACATGAGCTGGTGCGCCGTGCCGCCCTGATAAAACTCGCCGATTTTACTCACTGGCAAAATGCCAGTGAGCATAATTCCCATGCCAAGGTGAAAGAATTTGCCCGTCAGCAAATAAGCTTAATGCTGCAAGACCAGCATGAGCTGAAATTATCGAGCGAGACTAAAATTACTTTTCTCCAGGAGCAGGCAACGGTGGCCATGCTTGAGCCCTGGCTGCATAAAGAAAGCGATGCAGATCTCATCATTGAACTTTATAAAAAGATCAATAAACCCCAGTTGATGCAACAGCTGTTTGTCCAAAAGCAAAACCCCCAGGTACAACTATTCTTTGTTGAACAAACCGGGGAAACCGCAGTATTGGAAAAATTCCTGAAAAAGGCGGTCAATGATGAGGTCAGTCAATTAATCACGGATAAAATCAACCAGATAACTGAGCTTGCTCAAAAGCCGGCTAAAGTGAAAAAACAGGTGCAGTTATTATTATCCAAACTCTTGGCGCTAAAAGATATTACCGATTACGAGCAGGTGCTCAGTAAGCGGGAACTGCTGCAAAATGAATGGCAGGCTGTGCAAGATGACCTTGCTTGTTTGACCGGTGAAGAGCAGGCCGGCTTTGCTGAAAAATATCAAACCATTACTAATCAGCTGGTGAAAATTTTTGCCCCGAAAGAAGAAGCCTACCAGCAGTCGCTGATCGAAAAAGAGCTGCAAAAAAATAAGCAAATTGCCAAAGACACCTTTGCTCAGGAAATTAATGCGTTAAGCCAGACGTTAACCACAGCAGTTTTTGAAAACAGCGCACTGGATGAAAGTGAATTTGCCAATAAACTGACCGCATTAAATGACAAGATTGCTGCTTCGATACTGAACGGGCAAGAGATTGCTGATTATCAGAAAACTATCCGTCAGCAGCAGGCCAAGCTGACTAAATTGCCAGTGATCGCCCAGTCGGTGAGTGATGCCACCCATTTAATTTCCCGGCTCTCCCAGCTGGCCTTACCGCAAACCATAGAAGAGCTTAATGAACGTCAGCCAATCTTCGATGCCTGGCTGCAGGAATGGAAGACCACGGAGAAACAGGCGGACGACGTTTTACCTGAATCTATCAAGGCCGCCTATCAGGAATTATCCCAGCACTGGCGCAGTGGTTTAAAACCTTTGCAGCAAGAGCAGCAAGGGCTTTTCCGGCAGGTACAGAAGAAGATGCCGGAGCTGAAACGTCTCTTGGCCAGCGGTAAATATAAAGCTTCTTTTGGCGTATTTAAACGTATTAAAGGCAATTTCGAGCGTTTGTCCGCCAGCCAGCAGCACAGACTGCAAAGAGACTTTGATCAGGTCAGTGAGAAAATTGCCGAGCTTAGCGACTGGGAACACTATATTGCCACACCAAGAAAGCAACAATTGCTCGATGAAGTGAAACAGCTGATCGAACAACCGATAGATAACCCCAATGAGCTGGCGGCGAAAATCAAGCAGTACCGTAAAGTATGGAATTCATTAGGCCATGCCGACGAAGAGTTGGACAAAAGCTTAAACCATGATTTTAACCAGGCGGTAGAGCAGGCTTTTGCGCCGTGCCGGTTATATTTTGCCGAGCAGGAAAACCTGCGAGAGCAAAATCTGGTCAAAAGAATGGAGATCATTGAGCAGGCAAAAGCCATGTCTGCCGAGCTGGAAAAAACGCCGGTGGATTTTAAACACCTCGATGCCCAGTTAAATAAACTCAATCATCAATGGCAAGGTACCGGAGAAGTCGACCGGGCGAAATATAAAAGTTTATTGCATGACTATACCCAGGCACTACAGCCATTAAAGTCGGCGATACGTGAATTCCACCATGATAATATCGCTGAAAAAACCGCTCTGATTGAAAAAGCCCAGGCCCAACTTACGGCAACAGAAGAGGGCGGCGATATCAATGCTGCGATTGAGCAGGTTAAGGGGATTCAGGGCAAATGGCGTAATGTCGGTTATGCCGGACCTCGTGAAGAAAATAAACTATGGCAACGTTTTCGTGCCGTAAACGACGAGTTGTTCAAGAAACGCGACTTGCTAAAAAATGAGCAACAGCAGGCGCAATCCGCTCAGCAGGCTGAATTTGAGGCCCAACTGCAAAGCTTAACGGCGGAGTTTGCACAGGCACAAGAGTTGTCGGCTTTGTCTGCGGTTAAGCAAAAAACTCAGGCCTTGTTAGAGCAAGTGGTGTCAATTAAACCTGTGATCAAGGCGGTGGCAAATGCGGTTGAAGGGCAAATAAAAGCCATAGATGCCGCGATTGACCAGCAGAAATCAGATAAAGAAAAACAAACCTGGTTAACCCTGTTTAATACCTTATCGGAAATTGCTTCAGATAAGATCACTTCGGCTGATGAGCTAAACGGCTTATCTGCATTTTGGCAGAAAAAAGTACAGGATGTTCTGGCTGCCACCGACGTTGTTGACAGAAAAGAGAAGACCCTGGAGCTGGAAATATTGGCCGGGGTTGAGTCGCCGGCGGAGCTGGCCCAGGATCGGATGCAGGCACAAGTGCGTTTAATGCAGGAGCAAATGTCTTCCGGCGGTGCTGTGGACTTACAGCAAAACTTTATTAACTGGTTGCAGCTCGGACGCTTAACCGAGCAGGATCTGGACTTGCTTGCCCGGATCAAAGGTATTTATTGCCAGTAA
- a CDS encoding nucleotide triphosphate diphosphatase NUDT15, with product MNKAVRVGVGVIILRNDKILLGERIGSHGANTWATPGGHLEIGEGVETCARREVLEETGLVLGEIKKLGFTNDIFEQEDKHYVTLFVVAKSDSGEAEIKEPNKCKQWQWRGVNELPEPLFLPLVNLLKESPDFMALADKVVEKAIA from the coding sequence ATGAATAAAGCAGTACGAGTGGGTGTTGGTGTCATTATTTTACGCAATGACAAAATTCTGCTAGGAGAGCGAATAGGCTCCCATGGTGCTAATACTTGGGCGACTCCCGGCGGGCACCTGGAAATAGGTGAAGGCGTAGAGACATGTGCGAGACGTGAGGTGTTAGAGGAAACCGGCTTGGTGCTGGGTGAAATCAAAAAACTCGGTTTTACCAATGATATCTTCGAACAGGAAGATAAACATTATGTCACCCTTTTTGTGGTGGCCAAAAGTGACAGCGGTGAGGCAGAAATTAAAGAGCCGAATAAATGCAAGCAGTGGCAGTGGCGCGGGGTTAACGAACTTCCCGAACCATTGTTTTTGCCGTTAGTCAATTTACTTAAAGAGAGCCCTGATTTTATGGCATTGGCTGATAAAGTCGTGGAAAAAGCTATTGCCTGA
- a CDS encoding LysM peptidoglycan-binding domain-containing protein, translating to MAHQQINYSDFFSSITNPLKETAGGDEPSGVIKSVTGMQYSEISGYGQNVITGPSQVNIATGTVQLVFKDRINSFVLDVQKVRGGVYLYGFNIGLPHQIDGNMMCRRGQICNAESGPMGRALLVWQGISTNTVTFTIFDPDRCADQSSHASLALARYQYTSVQENPLVTHIDDASHRQNHARVGSSVCILADHIVPGLQDKLKYHWHVLEQPQGSVLSYPVSETNHITFTPRMAGNYLLELVIKNACDSFMPLQLHYQVEPAVERPSASVFARQTALVGKTLKIDSAITSEAGNEALTYFWTLDRPDGSSAELDSPRALTPGFTPDIAGIYTAQLIVNDGKANSLPARAAWIARPIPVRDPLTHQGEDQYLYAGDAVLLDGRKSHDLSSDKVEYRWVIAQKPPGSQAILEGVSQPTPVFTPDIDGSYIIELTVSDEHNRLTPLRTIYIASNPDQHPVAKINPGYTALTHNRIELSSEGSSRLDDNVRYCWTLRTPAESQIVLSGDSVTNPSFTPDVEGTYTVTLVVKNGNRESLPAVSAWAVESAPEAAQIKGLELKVNYGSDALHRVDETDSAQASLVLINREDKEFDISALVVKVLTAPVKARKTSCYSFEQGVKLKAGEAIQVEVYPSDDARVRSFNSNVPLFDEQHPCIVEASLKGKTLASYVMNTPSYQVDTGDTLGDIAARLYQSRERWQEIAAMNGIEDPDRLATGMILKLPQ from the coding sequence ATGGCACATCAACAAATTAATTATTCTGACTTCTTTTCATCAATCACCAATCCTTTAAAAGAAACCGCCGGTGGCGATGAGCCGTCCGGGGTCATAAAATCTGTCACGGGTATGCAGTACTCGGAAATTAGCGGTTATGGACAAAATGTCATAACTGGCCCGTCGCAGGTTAATATTGCTACAGGTACGGTGCAGCTGGTGTTTAAAGACAGGATCAACAGTTTTGTCCTGGACGTGCAAAAAGTGCGGGGTGGGGTGTACCTATACGGTTTTAATATCGGATTGCCGCACCAGATAGATGGTAATATGATGTGCCGCCGGGGACAGATATGCAATGCTGAATCCGGTCCAATGGGGCGGGCGTTATTGGTTTGGCAGGGGATCAGTACCAATACGGTTACCTTTACTATTTTTGATCCGGATCGCTGCGCCGATCAGTCCTCTCATGCTTCACTGGCTCTGGCCAGGTATCAGTACACCAGTGTGCAGGAAAATCCCTTAGTCACCCATATAGATGATGCCAGTCATAGACAAAATCATGCCCGAGTCGGCTCCTCTGTTTGTATCCTGGCGGATCATATCGTACCCGGGCTCCAGGATAAGCTAAAATACCACTGGCATGTATTGGAGCAGCCTCAGGGCTCTGTGCTCTCTTATCCGGTCAGTGAAACTAACCATATTACTTTCACGCCGCGGATGGCGGGTAATTACCTGCTTGAACTTGTGATCAAAAACGCCTGTGACAGCTTTATGCCGTTGCAGCTTCATTATCAGGTTGAGCCTGCAGTCGAGCGGCCGAGTGCTTCGGTATTTGCCCGGCAAACGGCTCTTGTCGGCAAGACTCTTAAGATAGATTCGGCCATTACCAGCGAAGCGGGTAATGAGGCATTGACTTATTTCTGGACCCTGGACAGGCCTGACGGTTCAAGTGCCGAGCTCGATAGTCCCCGCGCACTGACCCCCGGTTTTACCCCGGATATTGCCGGCATTTATACCGCCCAATTGATTGTCAATGACGGTAAGGCAAATTCATTACCGGCCAGGGCCGCCTGGATTGCCAGGCCCATTCCTGTCAGGGATCCGTTAACGCACCAGGGAGAGGATCAATACCTTTATGCAGGAGATGCGGTATTGCTTGATGGCCGAAAGTCGCATGACTTGTCTTCAGATAAGGTTGAATATCGCTGGGTCATTGCTCAGAAACCGCCGGGATCACAGGCAATACTTGAAGGTGTCAGCCAGCCCACGCCGGTGTTTACCCCGGATATTGATGGCAGTTACATCATAGAGCTGACCGTCTCTGATGAGCATAACCGCTTAACGCCTTTGCGCACTATCTATATTGCATCAAACCCGGATCAACACCCGGTGGCAAAAATTAACCCGGGTTATACGGCATTAACTCATAACCGGATTGAGCTCTCCAGTGAAGGCAGTAGCCGGCTTGACGATAATGTTCGTTATTGCTGGACTCTAAGAACTCCCGCGGAGTCGCAAATTGTCCTAAGCGGTGACAGTGTCACTAACCCCAGTTTCACCCCGGATGTTGAAGGCACCTATACTGTCACTTTGGTGGTCAAAAACGGCAACAGGGAATCTTTGCCTGCGGTATCGGCCTGGGCCGTTGAATCAGCTCCCGAGGCTGCGCAAATCAAGGGCCTTGAATTAAAGGTTAACTATGGCAGTGATGCCCTACATAGGGTTGATGAAACCGACAGTGCTCAGGCATCGCTGGTATTGATAAACAGGGAAGATAAAGAGTTTGATATCAGTGCCCTGGTAGTCAAAGTCTTAACGGCGCCGGTAAAAGCAAGAAAAACCAGTTGTTATAGCTTTGAGCAGGGAGTCAAACTTAAAGCCGGGGAAGCGATCCAAGTTGAAGTGTATCCCAGTGATGATGCCCGGGTACGCAGCTTTAATTCCAATGTTCCCTTGTTTGATGAACAACATCCTTGCATTGTCGAAGCCAGCCTTAAAGGAAAAACCTTGGCCAGTTATGTGATGAATACGCCAAGTTATCAGGTGGATACCGGCGATACCTTAGGAGATATTGCCGCCAGGCTTTATCAAAGCCGTGAGCGCTGGCAGGAAATTGCTGCTATGAATGGTATTGAGGATCCCGACAGGCTGGCTACCGGTATGATATTAAAGTTGCCACAATAA
- the sctU gene encoding type III secretion system export apparatus subunit SctU yields the protein MSEKTEQPTPKKLRDAKKDGQVAQSKEVVSAATLITICSVIMALADTIVSTIQEIILLPSQLYQLPFEKALEVMTSASLDALFSLVLPIIAVTFITGIAANVIQVGPMMSAKSITPELNKISPISGFKKIFAVKNLVEFLKSVLKIALLSALIYISMIKYLPDLLNLSSCGKACVFPLLGTMLKELIAYTAVAFIVIAAFDYFFQKSQHIKQLKMSMDEVKKEYKESEGDPQIKGQRKQLHKELLNGPPPEKVKKSSVIIANPTHVAIGLYYDKDETPLPLLTIKGTDMMAQDIKKMAREANIPILENRPLARGLLAAAEENQYIPAEFIEPVAEVLLWVQGLVDEPEEDPSLDPSR from the coding sequence GTGAGTGAAAAAACCGAACAGCCAACCCCGAAAAAACTGCGCGATGCCAAAAAAGACGGCCAGGTTGCCCAAAGTAAGGAGGTGGTCTCCGCCGCTACTTTGATCACTATTTGCTCGGTGATTATGGCACTGGCGGATACTATCGTCAGCACCATACAAGAAATCATCCTGCTGCCGAGCCAGCTCTATCAACTGCCCTTTGAAAAAGCACTGGAAGTTATGACCTCCGCCAGCCTGGACGCACTGTTTTCCCTGGTGCTGCCGATTATCGCGGTAACCTTTATTACCGGCATCGCCGCCAATGTTATCCAGGTAGGCCCTATGATGTCCGCCAAGTCGATCACCCCCGAGCTGAACAAAATCAGCCCTATCTCCGGCTTTAAGAAAATATTTGCCGTGAAAAACCTGGTAGAGTTTCTCAAATCTGTGTTAAAAATCGCCCTGTTGTCGGCACTGATTTATATTTCCATGATCAAATACCTGCCGGACCTGCTCAACCTGAGCAGCTGCGGTAAAGCCTGCGTTTTTCCCTTATTGGGCACTATGCTCAAAGAGCTGATCGCTTATACCGCCGTGGCCTTTATCGTTATTGCCGCCTTTGATTACTTCTTCCAGAAAAGCCAGCATATTAAACAACTGAAAATGTCGATGGATGAAGTGAAAAAAGAATATAAAGAAAGCGAGGGCGACCCGCAAATCAAGGGGCAAAGGAAACAATTGCATAAAGAGCTGTTAAACGGCCCGCCACCGGAAAAGGTGAAAAAATCCTCGGTGATCATTGCCAACCCGACCCATGTTGCCATTGGTCTTTATTACGATAAAGATGAAACCCCGCTACCGCTACTGACGATAAAAGGCACAGATATGATGGCCCAGGACATCAAGAAAATGGCACGCGAGGCCAATATTCCTATCCTCGAGAACCGCCCGCTGGCTCGCGGGCTGCTGGCAGCTGCGGAAGAAAATCAGTATATTCCGGCAGAATTTATCGAACCGGTAGCAGAAGTCTTGTTATGGGTACAGGGCCTGGTGGATGAACCTGAAGAAGATCCCTCTTTGGATCCCAGCCGTTAA
- a CDS encoding SH3 domain-containing protein gives MKNAFQLAACAGVITLVLAGCQSSPSYESQRSASVNKHAEDNQKRWTSFGAFAGNVIGKELGKYLDEQDAEHMTQATSAALALGEGQSWVNPQNNTRGEARVISTEKKADSIKIPVLKERIAKVPPLDLIGQTYHAMKKSNVRGGPGTSYRIVSGVVSGEAVNVIGKVRDSNWYLISKDGIGRGFIYAPLLKAAPAEKMLDSGVAVAQADIEEKEVNSNRICRTIEQFVSFADGSSRKDTVQACQSPSGWQVKA, from the coding sequence ATGAAAAATGCATTTCAGCTGGCCGCCTGTGCCGGCGTTATTACCCTTGTCCTGGCAGGTTGCCAGTCAAGCCCGTCTTATGAGAGCCAGCGGAGTGCTTCAGTTAATAAGCATGCAGAGGATAACCAGAAACGATGGACTTCTTTTGGCGCCTTTGCCGGCAATGTTATAGGTAAAGAGCTTGGCAAATATCTGGATGAGCAAGATGCTGAGCATATGACGCAGGCGACCAGTGCTGCACTGGCTTTGGGTGAGGGGCAAAGCTGGGTAAACCCACAAAACAATACCCGCGGGGAAGCCAGGGTGATCAGCACGGAAAAAAAAGCGGATTCAATCAAAATACCCGTACTCAAGGAAAGGATTGCTAAGGTACCGCCGTTAGATCTTATCGGGCAAACCTACCATGCCATGAAAAAATCGAATGTCCGCGGCGGACCCGGTACAAGCTACCGCATTGTTTCCGGCGTGGTTTCAGGGGAAGCCGTGAATGTCATAGGGAAAGTCAGGGACAGCAACTGGTATTTGATCAGCAAGGATGGCATCGGCAGGGGCTTTATTTATGCGCCTTTACTTAAAGCGGCCCCGGCTGAGAAAATGTTAGACTCGGGTGTTGCTGTTGCACAGGCTGACATAGAAGAAAAAGAAGTGAACTCAAACCGGATCTGCCGCACGATAGAGCAATTTGTTTCATTTGCCGACGGCTCTTCCCGTAAAGATACCGTACAAGCCTGTCAAAGTCCCAGTGGCTGGCAGGTAAAAGCCTAG
- a CDS encoding YeaC family protein, which produces MELLQLVDNLSHEMYLRLKCAAETGKWPEGTPVDSAQQESALQISMAYQSRRLNATEFMSVGNDGQIVTKTKRELKKEFSQSESESSSDDNTIARFSDL; this is translated from the coding sequence ATGGAATTATTACAGTTAGTTGACAATCTTAGTCATGAAATGTACCTCAGGCTTAAATGCGCGGCAGAGACGGGCAAATGGCCTGAAGGCACGCCCGTAGACAGTGCCCAGCAGGAATCGGCTTTACAAATTTCTATGGCGTATCAGTCCCGTCGCTTAAATGCCACAGAGTTTATGAGCGTCGGCAACGATGGCCAGATAGTGACGAAAACAAAGCGAGAATTAAAAAAAGAGTTCAGTCAATCCGAGTCTGAGAGCAGCTCAGACGATAACACTATAGCCAGGTTTTCCGATTTATGA
- a CDS encoding zinc ribbon domain-containing protein, with translation MAVINCPSCNKKISDKAKTCSHCDVDLSNQEQLNSIKRINRIKKSQTLMNYSFIAMLLFCGGFLFMFWQDVHPGSWQHTAAMTSTAVGFILYIFIRIRLIILKRNTK, from the coding sequence ATGGCCGTTATTAATTGTCCGAGTTGTAATAAGAAAATATCAGATAAAGCAAAGACCTGCTCGCATTGCGATGTCGATCTGAGTAACCAGGAGCAGCTTAATTCCATCAAGCGCATTAACCGTATTAAAAAGTCGCAAACATTGATGAATTATTCATTTATTGCCATGCTACTTTTCTGTGGCGGTTTCCTGTTTATGTTCTGGCAGGATGTTCACCCGGGCAGTTGGCAACATACGGCGGCCATGACCAGCACGGCTGTTGGTTTTATTCTTTATATTTTCATCCGCATACGATTAATTATTTTAAAGCGAAATACTAAGTAA